From the Quercus lobata isolate SW786 chromosome 6, ValleyOak3.0 Primary Assembly, whole genome shotgun sequence genome, one window contains:
- the LOC115950333 gene encoding uncharacterized protein LOC115950333, with translation MAENQTLKELAAPDLNQQPLCITFSTLDATTTFELKSGLIHLLPTFHGLIGEDPHKHLKELHVVCTSMKPTGVTKDQIKLRAFLFSLKDSTKDWLYYQPSGSIKTWNEMKRLFLEKYFPASRAANIRKEICGVRQHNGESLHEYWERFKKLCASCPHHQISKQLLIQYFYEGLLPTDRSIIDATSGGALVDKTPEAARNLIANMVANSQQFGTRLDPPSKHVSEVNISSFEQQIASLTSLIHQMTVGNMQTVKACGICSVARHPTDMCPTLQEDPIEQVKAAGGFPRQPQRKYDPYASTYNPGWRDHPNLSYGNPQVNQPTTQNRPICQQYKQPYPLRQQPGQTSNSGMSLEDIVKSLATNTLQFQQEMKQFQQEARANIQSLDNQMGPMAIAISQLEAQSSGKLPSQTVVNPRENASAIILRSGKEVEIPVKAALASLKCEVNIPLLDAIKQVPRYAKFLKELCTIKRKQKLKGYEKAMLDLGASINVMPYSIYVSLKFGTLNKTDVVIQLADRSIAYPKGVVEGVLLQVNDLVFPADFYVLDIENGDQTTPIC, from the exons ATGGCTGAAAATCAAACTTTGAAAGAGCTTGCTGCCCCTGATTTGAATCAACAACCCTTATGCATAACATTCTCTACTTTAGATGCTACTACtacttttgaattaaaatctgGACTAATACATCTCTTGCCCACTTTTCATGGTCTTATAGGTGAAGATCCTCACAAGCATCTAAAGGAGTTGCATGTGGTATGCACGAGTATGAAGCCCACGGGGGTGACTAaagatcaaattaaattaagagcctttttgttttctttgaagGATTCCACTAAGGATTGGCTCTATTATCAACCTTCCGGGAGTATTAAAACATGGAACGAGATGAAGAGGttgtttttggagaaatatttCCCAGCTTCAAGGGCAGCCAACATTCGAAAAGAAATTTGTGGTGTAAGGCAGCACAACGGAGAGTCCCTACATGAATATTGGGAGcgtttcaagaaattatgtgcaAGTTGCCCCCATCATCAAATTAGTAAACAGCTACTTATCCAGTATTTCTATGAAGGCCTTCTACCCACTGATAGGAGCATAATTGATGCAACTAGTGGAGGAGCTTTGGTGGATAAAACTCCTGAGGCCGCGAGAAACTTGATTGCAAATATGGTGGCCAATTCTCAACAATTTGGCACTAGGCTTGACCCTCCATCTAAGCATGTTAGTGAGGTAAATATTTCCTCCTTTGAACAACAAATTGCGAGTCTAACTTCTCTTATTCATCAAATGACTGTAGGTAATATGCAAACGGTGAAGGCTTGTGGGATTTGTTCGGTAGCAAGACATCCAACCGATATGTGCCCAACTCTTCAAGAGGATCCCATTGAGCAAGTGAAGGCAGCAGGTGGTTTTCCTAGACAACCGCAAAGAAAGTATGATCCCTATGCAAGCACGTATAACCCGGGATGGAGGGATCACCCCAATCTTAGCTATGGGAATCCACAAGTAAATCAGCCCACAACTCAAAACCGCCCAATTTGCCAGCAATATAAGCAGCCATACCCCCTTAGACAACAACCAGGCCAAACTTCTAATTCTGGTATGTCTTTAGAAGATATTGTTAAGTCTCTTGCCACTAATACTTTGCAATTTCAACAGGAGATGAAACAATTTCAACAAGAGGCGAGGGCCAATATTCAAAGTTTGGATAATCAAATGGGCCCGATGGCAATTGCAATTAGTCAGCTAGAGGCGCAAAGTTCGGGGAAATTACCCTCTCAAACAGTAGTAAATCCAAGAGAAAATGCAAGTGCAATCATTTTGAGAAGTGGTAAAGAGGTTGAGATTCCAGTAAAGGCAGCCCTTGCATCGTTGAA ATGCGAGGTAAATATTCCACTTTTAGATGCCATTAAACAAGTACCTCGTTATGCTAAATTCCTGAAAGAACTGTGTACAATTAAGAGGAAACAGAAACTTAAAGGATATGAGAAG GCTATGCTAGATTTAGGAGCTTCTATCAATGTCATGCCATAttctatatatgtttctttgaaaTTTGGAACTTTGAATAAAACTGATGTTGTGATTCAACTGGCTGATAGATCTATTGCCTATCCTAAGGGTGTAGTTGAGGGTGTTCTTTTGCAAGTTAATGATTTGGTTTTCCCTGCTGATTTCTATGTTCTTGATATAGAGAATGGTGATCAAACTACTCCTATTTGTTAG
- the LOC115950334 gene encoding L10-interacting MYB domain-containing protein-like has product MSKGKEKVSSSKQFRWLPPMHEMMLKILTQEAAKGNKPSSTFRAGSFALVAKEITAQFGVECHPSYVDNRMRTLRSMWRTIQTLRKKSGFGWDENLKMITCDAKTYQEEVMAHRKHAKYLNKKIEFYDELVIVVGMDTATSGFSKSYVDIENELENGDNGDSAEFVADNLKECVVEKGKNANESSTTRSGIFKSCKRGRAASNADDSVLTDLSDQLKEIVVALKEIN; this is encoded by the exons ATGTCAAAGGGCAAAGAAAAAGTTAGCAGCAGCAAGCAATTTAGGTGGCTGCCACCCATGCATGAGATGATGCTTAAAATACTTACACAGGAGGCTGCAAAGGGCAATAAGCCCTCTAGTACTTTTAGGGCCGGCTCCTTTGCTCTTGTAGCCAAGGAGATAACGGCCCAATTCGGGGTTGAGTGCCACCCGTCCTATGTTGACAACCGGATGCGAACTCTAAGGTCCATGTGGCGAACTATTCAAACTCTTAGAAAGAAGAGTGGATTCGGTTGGGACGAAAATCTGAAAATGATAACTTGCGACGCTAAAACATACCAAGAAGAAGTTATG GCACATCGAAAGCATGCAAAGTAtctgaacaaaaaaattgagttttacgATGAATTAGTGATTGTTGTGGGGATGGACACAGCCACAAGTGGCTTTTCTAAGTCCTATGTGGATATTGAAAATGAGCTAGAGAATGGGGATAATGGGGATAGTGCGGAGTTTGTTGCAGATAATTTGAAGGAATGTGTGGTTGAAAAAGGAAAGAACGCAAATGAATCATCCACCactaggtcgggaattttcaaGTCCTGCAAAAGAGGGCGTGCAGCTTCTAATGCTGATGATAGTGTGCTGACTGATCTGTCTGATCAGCTGAAGGAAATAGTTGTCGCTCTTAAAGAAATCAATTAG